AAATTGTTTAATAAGAGGGATCTTAAAGTCATATTTGAAATATCTGCAAATCCTGTAAACAACTAAAACCCACAGCCCCGGATTTACTGCAAAAAGATGCAAATAATTTTTTGTTGATTCATTTTCAAGATAATATCTTTCAAAATCACTTTTTATATAGTCAGTTAAATCACTGTAAGACATTTTTAGCCTCTAATAAATCTGTGAATAATTTTGTTAAACAGCTGATATGCTTATCTGCGTTATAATTTTTTAAAGCAAAATCATACGCATTTTGTCCCAAAGTCTTTTGTTTATCGGTCTTTCTTCCTAAGTTAACAATATTTGTCTTTAATTCATCAATATTTCCCATGTTAAATATAAACCCGTTATAATCATTGATTACCATTTCCGGAATACCTCCTGTAGCGCAACCTATAACAGATTTTCCGCATGCAAATGCTTCAATTATTGACATAGGCTGATTTTCATACCATTCAGAAGGTATTATTAATGCAATGGAATTATTGATATATTCAGGCAAGATTTTTCTGTCAACAGATCCTAAAAATTCAACGTTATTGATATTGTTTTCTGACTTATATTGCTTTAACTCTTCTTCCATAGGTCCTGTTCCTGCAATAAGAAGTTTTTGTTCAGGCAAATCTTTGAATGCTTTTAAAAGACTATACACACCTTTTTCAAAAGATAACCTGCCTGCGAAAATAAAATAATCTTTACTTTCAAAGTTTGGCGATATTTTTTCTATATCAGGCAAGCTGTTTGAAATAATTGTAATTTTATCCCTATTTATCCCGGATTTTATAACTAATTCAGCCAGAAATTGACTTGGAGAAACAAATTTGTCAATATATTTCGTATAATTTAAGATATTATGGTTAAAAAACATTTCCGCCGAAGACAAAATACTTGTACTTAAAGAGTTTTTCACACATTTATTTGCGATGCAGGGAATATAACCTGATTTGGTGCATTGTTGATTGCAGATTTCTCTTCCTCCAAGCATCAACGTATAATTCGGACAAATTGTCTGATAATCATGCAGGGTTTGAACCACAGGTGTTTTATGTTTTTTGGCAATAACCAATATTGAATACGTAAGCTGGTGGGCTATTCCGTGACAATGTATGATATCAGGCTTAAATGCCTTAAGGAACTCTTCAAATTTTTTTGCGGCTTTTGAATTATAAATAAAATTTTTCGCAATTTGTAATTTTTCCAAAAGATTATATTCTTTGCCGCAATTAGAAAATTCGACAAAATCCGCAAAATAATTTTCCCATATATAACTGGGGGGATTATTAGGATGGGTCATTGAAAAAAAAGCCACTTCATTTCCGGCTTTTTCAAGCATTTTCATTTCTTCAAGGGCGACCGCATCCTGTCCACCTTTTGGAAAAAAAAACTTATTTACTATTGCTATTTTCATATACAAAACCTGTTTACTTTTTTAATCGATTAAAATATTTTTTATCTTACCTGTTCCCTGAAATTTCAAAATAGACTTTTTCTGTAACATCAGCGATTTTATCCCATGAGAAGTTATTTTTAACAATTTCTTTTGATTTTTGACCCATAATAATTAATTCTTCCT
This portion of the bacterium genome encodes:
- a CDS encoding glycosyltransferase family 4 protein, whose amino-acid sequence is MKIAIVNKFFFPKGGQDAVALEEMKMLEKAGNEVAFFSMTHPNNPPSYIWENYFADFVEFSNCGKEYNLLEKLQIAKNFIYNSKAAKKFEEFLKAFKPDIIHCHGIAHQLTYSILVIAKKHKTPVVQTLHDYQTICPNYTLMLGGREICNQQCTKSGYIPCIANKCVKNSLSTSILSSAEMFFNHNILNYTKYIDKFVSPSQFLAELVIKSGINRDKITIISNSLPDIEKISPNFESKDYFIFAGRLSFEKGVYSLLKAFKDLPEQKLLIAGTGPMEEELKQYKSENNINNVEFLGSVDRKILPEYINNSIALIIPSEWYENQPMSIIEAFACGKSVIGCATGGIPEMVINDYNGFIFNMGNIDELKTNIVNLGRKTDKQKTLGQNAYDFALKNYNADKHISCLTKLFTDLLEAKNVLQ